CCCTCGTCGCCGCCGCCACCCTGATCGCCCTGCCGCCCACCCTGCTGCTGGCGTTCTTCGGGACCAACAGCACGAACGTCCACCCCGACCGTTCCATCCTCGACCTGCGGGTGTACGGCACGGCGTACGCGCTGGCCTGGCTTCCCTTCGTGATCCTCGCCGTGATCGGATACGTCCTGCTCAGACGGGTCAGCAGACGCTCCGGCAGCCTCCTGTCGCAGCCCGACGGCCGCCCCTTGCCGGTGCCCGCGCCCCGAGCCCCCTCCGGGAGGTGACCCGCCGATGCCGCGACGACCCGCCGTCTCCGCCCACCGGGGAGGATCCGAACGAGCCGGCTCCGCCACCTGGGAGGCGTACGAGGACGCGATCCTGTCCGGCGCGGAGTACGTCGAGTTCGACATCCGGCGCACCGCCGACGGTGTCCTCGTCGTCTACCACGACCCCCGGGTGGCGCACACCGGCCCGCCGCTGTCCCGGATCACCCACGCCGAGCTGAGCGAGCGCGCCGGATACGCCGTACCCGTCGTCGACGACGTCATGGCCCTGATCGCCGGGAAGCTCGTGGGGCACCTGGACCTGAAGGAAGTGGGCTACGAGCGCGACGTGATCGACCGGGCGGTCACCCTGCTCGGCGCGGACGGTTTCGTCGCCACGACCCTGGAGGACCGTTCCGTCGCCGCGATCACCCAGGCGTACCCGGCCGTCCGCACCGCCCTGTCCCTGGGCCGCGACCGCAGGGAGATCGGCTCGGCACGCCTGGCCGGCACCCGGCTGAGCGAGCTGATGCCCATGCGGCGGGTGCGCGCCTGCGGTGCGAGCGGGGTCGCCGTCCACCAGCGGCTGGCCCGCGCGGGCGTGCTGCGCGAGGCGGCCCGGCACGGCCTGTTCACCATGGTGTGGACGGTCAACGACGACCTCCCGATGCGGGCGTTCCTCGCCGACCCCCGGGTGGACGTGCTGATCACCGACCTCCCCCGGCGGGCCGTCGCCCTGCGCGGCGGGCGGCACGACGAGCGCCCCCTGGGGTACCCGGCTCCATGACGAGCGTCGGCCACTGAGGAAGACGACTGAGAAGGGCCACTGAGAAGGGCGACCGAGAAGGGCCCTGAGGAAGAGCCACCTGTCGGCAACCCTCTTGACAAGAGGCCACTCAAGTTTTGTGCTGGAGTGCGGGAGGCTTCCCGGCGGAAGGGGACAGCGATGGGACGTGCGGTCGGAATCGATCTGGGCACCACGAACTCGGTGGTGGCCGTCCTCGAGGGCGGCGAACCCACCGTCGTCGCGAACGCGGAGGGGGCCAGAACCACACCGTCGGTCGTGGCCTTCGCCAAGAACGGCGAGGTGCTCGTCGGCGAGGTCGCCAAACGGCAGGCCGTGACGAACGTCGAGCGCACCGCCCGCTCCATGAAGCGACACATGGGCGACGGGAACTGGCGCTTCCCCGAACAAGGTTCGATCGACGGTACCCGCTACCGGGCGCAGGAGTTGTCCGCGCGGGTGCTGCAGAAGCTCAAGCGGGACGCGGAGTCCTATCTCGGCGAGGACATCACGGACGCCGTGATCACCGTCCCCGCCTACTTCGACGACGCCCAGCGGCAGGCGACGAAGGAGGCCGGTGAGATCGCCGGCCTGAAGGTCCTCAGGATCATCAACGAGCCGACCGCCGCCGCCCTCGCCTACGGCCTCGACCGCGGCGAGGAGCAGACGGTCCTCGTCTTCGACCTCGGCGGCGGCACCTTCGACGTGTCGCTGCTGGAGATCGGCGACGGGGTCATCGAGGTCAAGGCCACCAACGGCGACACCCACCTCGGCGGCGACGACTGGGACCAGCGGATCGTCGAGCATCTGATCAGGAAGTTCAAGGGCCAGTACGGCATCGACCTGGGCAACGACAAGATGGCCGTGCAGCGGCTGCGCGAGGGCGCCGAGAAGGCCAAGATCGAGCTGTCCAGCTCGTCGGAGACGACGATCAACCTCCCTTACATCACCGCCTCCGCCGAAGGCCCCCTGCACCTCGACGAGAAGCTGACCCGCGCCCAGTTCCAGGAGCTCACCGCCGACCTCCTCGACCGCTGCAAGACCCCCTTCCACCAAGCGGTCAAAGACGCCGGCATCAAGCTCTCCGTGATCGACCACGTCATCCTCGTCGGCGGCTCCACCCGGATGCCCGCCGTCACCGACCTGGTCAAGGAACTCACCGGCAAGGACCCGCACAAGGGCGTCAACCCCGACGAGGTCGTGGCCGTCGGCGCGGCCCTCCAGGCGGGCGTCATCCGCGGCGACGTCAAGGACGTCCTGCTGCTCGACGTCACCCCGCTGTCCCTGGGCATCGAGACCAAGGGCGGCATCATGACCAAGCTCATCGAACGCAACACCACGATCCCCACCCGCCGTTCGGAGATCTTCAGCACCGCCACCGACAACCAGCCCTCGGTCGGCATCCAGGTCTACCAGGGCGAACGCGAGATCGCGGCCTACAACAAGAAGCTCGGCGTCTTCGACCTCACCGGCCTGCCGCCCGCCCCTCGGGGAGTGCCACAGATCGAGGTGGCCTTCGACATCGACGCCAACGGCATCATGCACGTCTCCGCGAAGGACCTGGCAACGGGGCGCGAGCAGAAGATGACCGTGACCGGCGGCTCCGCCCTCCCCAAGGAGGACATCGACCGCATGATGCGGGAGGCCGAGCAGTACGCCGAGGAGGACCGCAAACGCCGGGAGGCGGCCGAGACCCGCAACCAGGCCGAGCAACTCGTCTACCAGACCGAGAAGTTCATCCGCGACAACGGCGACAAGATCCCCGCGGACACCAAGGCGGAAGTGGAGTCCGCGGCCACGGAACTGAAGCAGCTCCTGGACCAGAACGCCGAGACGAGCGCTCTGCGCACCGGCGTCGAGAAGCTCGCCACCGTCAGCCAGAAGATGGGCCAGGCGATGTACGCCTCCGCCTCCGACTCCGGCGGCGCGACCGACGCGCAGGGCGCGTCCGACCAGCGGGGCACCTCGGACGAGGAGGGCGTCGTGGACGCGGAGATCGTCGACGACGAGAAGGACACGAAGGGCGGCGCCGCCTGAAATCGGAATTTCTCGGACTGTTTGTCCTCATATATGCCGTTCGGGTGAAGGTGGAAGGATTAGGCATGTACGGGCCTCTGGTGAGGCTAAACGTGCTGGAGTCAGCGGAACCGACCTCACCAGAGGGAGTACTACATGAGCATGAACAGGACGACGTGGGGCGTGCGTGCGGCGGCTCTCGCGGCGGGAGCGCTCCTGGCGGGCGCTGCGGCGGTGGCGGCGCAGGGCAGCCTGCACGCTGTCGCGGCTCCGCCCGGGCAGCACGACAGCAGCACGAGCGGCAACTACGAAAGCAGCACGCAGGGCCAGGACGAGAGCGGCACGGGCGGCTTCCAGGAGGGTGGTGCCGGCACGGAGGGCTCCCACGACAGTAGCGCCGGCACGGAGGGCTTCCAGGAGGGTGGCGCCGGCTCGGAGGGCTCGCAGGGCGGTGGCGCCGGCACGGATGGCTCGCAGGGCGGTGGCGCCGGCTCGGAGGGCTTCCAGGACAGCTGAGGTCACGAATAGCGCGGCGTGACGTCGCCGGGCGCCGGCACGTACCTGTAACGGGTCAGGGCTTGCGGGCGACCCCCGCGTACACGGGCACGATGCCCTCCGCCTGCGCCGCCACGTCCTCGGGCTCCGGCCGCCACCCGGAGACCGGGATCAGGCCCGGCCCGAGGAGCTCCAGGCCGTCGAAGAAACGGGAGAACTCGGCGAGCGAACGGGGGAAGAACGGGGTACCGCTCTGCCGGAACTGGTCGGCGGCCCTCTCGACGGCCTCGGGGCTCAGATCGGGGGTGACCTGCGACAGGATCAGACAGCTGCCGGGGGCGAGCTCGGAGACGTACCGCTTGAGCAGGCCGTACGCGTCGTCGCCGTCCGGGCCGTCCGGCTCGTCGCTCAGGTAGTGGGTGAGCGCGACCAGGGACAGGGCCACCGGCTGCGTGAAGTCCAGGGTCCCGGAGGCCGGACGCAGGACGGTGTCAGGGGCGCGGACATCGGCGTGCACATAGGTCGTGCAACCCTCGGCGGTGCTGTGCAGCAGCGCCTCGGCATGCCGGAGCACGATCGGATCGTTGTCCACGTACACGATCCTCGACCCCGGGGCGATCCCCTGCGCGACCTGATGGAGGTTGGGTTCGGTGGGTATGCCCGTACCGATGTCCAGGAACTGACGCAAGCCGGCCTCGGCGGCGGCGCGCACGGCCCGTTGCATGAAACGCCGGTTGGCGCGAGCCCCGCGCAACACCGTGCTGTCCAGGGCGAGGATCCTGCGGGCCAGCGCCTCGTCCACCGGATAGTTGTCCTTGCCGCCCAGCCACCAGTCGTAGACCCGGGCCGGATGCGGCCGGCTGGTGTCGACGGCGGGGGGTGCGGCTTCGGATTCGGTCATCCGGTGTCTTCTCCTCGATCCGTTCGTCAAGAAGTGGCGTGGGTCGCAAGTGGGTGGGGTCAGAAGTCCCCGCGGCGCTCCCGCAGCAGCTGCTTGGTGCGCTCGGCCGACGCGGCGCGCGCCGACATGTGGTCCAGGACCTCCAGATGCGTGGCGACCTCCTTGCGGGAGTCGAGGTAAAGGGCACCGGTCAGGTACTCGGTGAAGACCAAATCGGGCAGCTCCGGCTCCGCGAACCGGAACAGCGAGAACGGCGCGTACGTCCCCGGATGCGGGCCCTGCGAGAACTCGGCGACCTGGAGTGTGACCCCGTCCCGCTCGGTGAGCTCCAGGAGCTTGTCCAGCTGGTCGCGCATGACCGCGCCGTCGATGCTCACCGGACGCCGCAGCACCGTCTCGTCCATGATCACCCACAGGTGGGGCGGGTCCGCACGCTCCAACAGCTGCTGCCGGGCCATGCGCAGGGACACATGCCGCTCGATCGACCCCGGCCCCGACTGCCCGATCGTCCCCGCCTCCATGACGGCACGCGCGTACGCCTCGGTCTGCAGCAGCCCGGGCACGAAGTGCGGTTCGTACGACCGGATGATCCGGGCGGCGCCCTCAAGACTCACATACAGGCTGAACCAGTCCGGCAGCACGTCGTGGAACCGCTGCCACCAGCCCGGCTGGTTCGCCTCCTCGGCCAGCGCGACGAACGCGGCCGTCTCGTCCGCGCCGACACCGTACGTCTCCAGCAGCACCTGCACATACGGAATCTTCAGCGCGACCTCGGCCATCTCCATCCGCCGTACGGTCGCCGGGGCCACCCGCAGCACCTGCGCGGCCTCCTCGCGTTTGAGGCCGGCCGCCTCCCGCAGTTCCTGCAGGCGCTTGCCGAGCACCACCTGGCCCACGGTGGGCGCAGGACGCCGCTCACTCACGCCACGCCTCCCCTACGCGTCGAAGCTTGCGTGCAGTGTGTCATGTTCCGCTCCGAGTCTCACTGGTCTCGCACCGGTTCTCACACCGGCCTCACAGGGGTGACGGTGGGTCATTACCCCAGGGGTAATCGACGGGGGTGGCGTAGGGCGGGATGGTGGTGGCACCGGGTTCCGGGCCGGCGCACTCCGGCCCGGGATCCGGGATCCGAGATCTCCAACACGGGATCCGAGATCCGCAACACGGGATCCGAGATCTCCAACACGGGATCCGAGATCCGCAACACGGGATCCGAGATCTCCAACACGGGATCCGAGATCCGCGACACGGGATCCGAGATCTCCAACACGGGATCCGAGATCCGCGACACGGGATCCGGGATGCCATATCCCGGATCTGGGATCCAGCTGTCGCAATCCGACCTCGACGGAGGATGATTCGTCATGTCCGCGACCCAGCTCGCCGCACTCGCCCGGACCTCCGACCCGCACACCATGCTGCGGCG
The nucleotide sequence above comes from Streptomyces sp. NL15-2K. Encoded proteins:
- a CDS encoding glycerophosphodiester phosphodiesterase family protein, which produces MPRRPAVSAHRGGSERAGSATWEAYEDAILSGAEYVEFDIRRTADGVLVVYHDPRVAHTGPPLSRITHAELSERAGYAVPVVDDVMALIAGKLVGHLDLKEVGYERDVIDRAVTLLGADGFVATTLEDRSVAAITQAYPAVRTALSLGRDRREIGSARLAGTRLSELMPMRRVRACGASGVAVHQRLARAGVLREAARHGLFTMVWTVNDDLPMRAFLADPRVDVLITDLPRRAVALRGGRHDERPLGYPAP
- the dnaK gene encoding molecular chaperone DnaK; translation: MGRAVGIDLGTTNSVVAVLEGGEPTVVANAEGARTTPSVVAFAKNGEVLVGEVAKRQAVTNVERTARSMKRHMGDGNWRFPEQGSIDGTRYRAQELSARVLQKLKRDAESYLGEDITDAVITVPAYFDDAQRQATKEAGEIAGLKVLRIINEPTAAALAYGLDRGEEQTVLVFDLGGGTFDVSLLEIGDGVIEVKATNGDTHLGGDDWDQRIVEHLIRKFKGQYGIDLGNDKMAVQRLREGAEKAKIELSSSSETTINLPYITASAEGPLHLDEKLTRAQFQELTADLLDRCKTPFHQAVKDAGIKLSVIDHVILVGGSTRMPAVTDLVKELTGKDPHKGVNPDEVVAVGAALQAGVIRGDVKDVLLLDVTPLSLGIETKGGIMTKLIERNTTIPTRRSEIFSTATDNQPSVGIQVYQGEREIAAYNKKLGVFDLTGLPPAPRGVPQIEVAFDIDANGIMHVSAKDLATGREQKMTVTGGSALPKEDIDRMMREAEQYAEEDRKRREAAETRNQAEQLVYQTEKFIRDNGDKIPADTKAEVESAATELKQLLDQNAETSALRTGVEKLATVSQKMGQAMYASASDSGGATDAQGASDQRGTSDEEGVVDAEIVDDEKDTKGGAA
- a CDS encoding SAM-dependent methyltransferase — encoded protein: MTESEAAPPAVDTSRPHPARVYDWWLGGKDNYPVDEALARRILALDSTVLRGARANRRFMQRAVRAAAEAGLRQFLDIGTGIPTEPNLHQVAQGIAPGSRIVYVDNDPIVLRHAEALLHSTAEGCTTYVHADVRAPDTVLRPASGTLDFTQPVALSLVALTHYLSDEPDGPDGDDAYGLLKRYVSELAPGSCLILSQVTPDLSPEAVERAADQFRQSGTPFFPRSLAEFSRFFDGLELLGPGLIPVSGWRPEPEDVAAQAEGIVPVYAGVARKP
- a CDS encoding helix-turn-helix transcriptional regulator, which translates into the protein MSERRPAPTVGQVVLGKRLQELREAAGLKREEAAQVLRVAPATVRRMEMAEVALKIPYVQVLLETYGVGADETAAFVALAEEANQPGWWQRFHDVLPDWFSLYVSLEGAARIIRSYEPHFVPGLLQTEAYARAVMEAGTIGQSGPGSIERHVSLRMARQQLLERADPPHLWVIMDETVLRRPVSIDGAVMRDQLDKLLELTERDGVTLQVAEFSQGPHPGTYAPFSLFRFAEPELPDLVFTEYLTGALYLDSRKEVATHLEVLDHMSARAASAERTKQLLRERRGDF